The Theobroma cacao cultivar B97-61/B2 chromosome 1, Criollo_cocoa_genome_V2, whole genome shotgun sequence genome contains the following window.
TAAAGAATTATGGGATTAATCCCTCTGATCACAAATTAGCCAAATTTGgataaacaaaagaataatGCTTTAACTGGCCTGGTATCAGGTAGGTTGCTGCTCAGGCATAAGCACATGTCAACCAGCTGTTACATATCCAGCTTCCGaatgtatttaaattttgtcGTCCTGTTACTGTTTCAGGCACATAGCTGTAGAAcgttttttctctttctccttgAACTTGTATACATTTACAGGTAGGCATTGGAGTAGACTAACATGTGTCTGGTTTATAGAACAGAAGAAACCCAGATCAAGAAACTGGTTTGCCAAAAGATTTTAAACGAGAAAGATAATTATGACGAAGAACTGATCAAGAAAATGTGTTCAATtcaatgcttgatttcttcttTCGTCTGTCCTACTGCCCTTGGAATTTGTAAACGTTTGTGCCCACTTTCCATTTTGAATGGTTTTAGCTCGTGATTTTGTCTAAAGCAGGCTACAATATGCTGTGTCAGGATCGACACAACTTGTAAAGTATCGTTTTGATTCATTGAATCTCATGATTTTGCTATACTTCACAAGATGAAAATAATGTAAACACTTAAATATATGATCATACTCTCATATGTAGTCGATACGAATGCTTCCCTCTGAAACCGTGACATCCTGCAATACCAGGTTTAAGGCAAATTTTATGTCGGTTCTGCAAGCTGCTCACTCACTACAGCAGGAAAACTATTGAAGCCTGAGCATGATACACAATGAATGTGCAACTAGCTGTAACTGTCGTTTTAGGAATACAAGTATCGACGAAAAAGAGATGACGATTTCTAATTGTCGGGGAAAAGAAGCCAGGGAGGGCGATCCGATCAAGCAGTGTCGCTGATCAGTAACGCTGATAGAGGTGTAAACTGCACTGGGCTTAGCCGCCTAAGGTAAACTAATGGCCCGTACAAGTAAAACCCGTACGCTTACTTAAACGCTGCGTTTTGACATTGTCGTTATCATCTcgcagtttttctttttcttctttttaacaCAATccctctcttttctctctgcCTTACCGTTTACCGCCTTAGCGGGGGAAAAACATGGGACCCAGCCCGTCGGCCGGTTCGTCGGCGAGGAGGAAGAGAAGCGGCGTGAGCGGTGGAACAAGAATGGAGAGGCTGGACCACGATATCCTGTGTATCATCTTCTCCTTCCTGAACGTCTTCGACCTCGCTCGCTGCACCGCCGTCTGCAAATCCTGGTACTCtttctcaaattttcttttttctccaggaattattttttaatttcttctttctttctttttttataattaaggaATGCAGTTGTTAAAAAATCCGAGTTATTGCAAGCGTTGTATTTCAAGCTGCGGCGAGATTCCATGGACAATATTTCTACTGAGTCTAATTCTTCACGGCAGTCATGGCAATTAGGCCTAGAAGAAGCAGCCATGAAGCATCATAGCTTATCTTTACGACGAGGTCGTATTGATATTCATCAGTGGAAAGCTCATTCTGTCGGGTAAAGCTTTGGTGCTCTTCTTGTTGAAATGCAGGGCgttttaaactccaatttactCTTAAATTTTCGATTTTTATTACAAAAGATGCTGGAAACCAAGGCCTCAGACATTTCTAACCTTGTTTTTTGTTAGGGTTGATCAGTGCCGGATGAAGATGGGCTTACTTCTCACTGGTGTTGGTGACAAGGTATGGTTATGCCGCATAAACCTGTTATGGCAATTTTAGGTCTTCCTTTCAATTTAATCATGCCTGCTTCCCCGGTTTATGCATCAAAAGAGAAGGCATTGGTCACAGCAGTTTCATATGTATGCATGTATAAGCCAATCTTATGCTATTCATTTCAGTCATATTTGAAAACAACCacaaagggaaaaaattgTACCCCATGCTTGTCATTAGGCAAATACACATTGAGGGTTGCAGTCTGTAGGATATTTATAGTTAGAATATGGTTGTATTGGACATATAGGAAGAGTATGGTTCTCAAAAtggcaaatttttttttactttccttCCTACTTGGTGAATCTGGTTTGAGAGATTTGTTTAAACTCATTCCAATTCTTTACCATTTGCTTGAGGTCAATAAAAGTCAATTGCAGGTCCAAATTATTCATGAATCGGTACCTGAAATACAAAGATAATATTGATGGCTTTATTTTTGTACTAAACTTATCCTTCTTTTATCTGGAAGGGTTTTTCTTTGCCCCTTCAATCTACTAATGTTTTTCATGGAAACTATACCAGGTTATGCGTCTTTGGTCATTGAGCGGCTACAATTGTGTGGGAGAATATTACATCCCTGATAGTGCCCCTGTAGTTGACTTTGATTTCGACGAGACCAAGGTAACTTCATCCTCCTCTTATCATTAGCTGGTTAATCTCTCCCCCACTCTCTTATTCTCCTCCATCTCTCTTCCCTGACCTCTATTTTTTCCCCAACCATGTCTACCAGATTAGTTCACAAGTGGCCTTAAACATAAAATGCTCTTATTAAGAATGTAATCATTGTGTTTATGTGGAAATTTTTCGGATGATTTGATCAAATAAGTTCTTCTGAATAAtttctgttctttttcttccagaTTGTTGGTTTGCTTGGTACTCGTGTAGGCATATGGAGACGCAATGGGAAAAGAAGTATATTTCCCTCATGTGAAGGCACATTCTCAAAAGGTTTATGCATGCGGTATGAATGTTGATTGACATAATTGTCTGGCGAGAATATTCTTGTCTGCAATGGTGGTAAATTTAtctagaaaagaaaacaatttcaaacTTTACTCCTAAACCACATTAATTGGTTCGGTATCAAGGAATGTCAATCAGTTATTGGCTTTGCTAAATATTATATTCTGGAGTTGTCCTAGGTTGTAGTATATTCTTCTAATTAAAGAGATGTGTGAGTTGCCTAGTATATATGACATGacattgtaaaatttttttggttaatgGGAAATGTTAtgctctttttttaataaaggaCTTTCGTTTGTTAAATGCAACTAAACAGCTTTCTTCAACAGGTACACAGATCCAGAGGCTGTCATTGGATGTGAGGATGGAACTGTTCGGGCATTTGACATGTATAGTAGGACATGTTCTCGAATTATTAAGTATGCGCTGCACTTGCTGAATGCTATATGTTTCACTCTTCTCTTCCAATAATGAAATTTCTGTAGGACATTGTGGATCATTATTTTACTTGATCTCTGCTATCTTTTTCATATAGTGCGAAGATGTTTCTTGCTCATCACTCTTGAGCGATAATTTCTGTTAAGCAAAGTAGTTAAATACCCCACTGCCtgttaagaaatttttatttgaacttgGGCCTTGATCTTCATTACTAAATTATCTTGGTAATTAAACTCATTTCGCAGAAGTGTCTGTAAAGACCATTATCATATTGAATACCCTTTGTCGTACACAAGTTTTTGAGAATAATGCTTGCATGAATCTTTTCTTGGACTTTGAACAGTGCCCCAAATTATGGAAATTAAATGTTCAGTTATGTAAATTAATACATGAAATGGATTTTGACTCGTAGATGCACTTAAGTAAACACTTGGCTGTTTAGTGGAAAGAAGGTTGATCATATTCTGGTGATTTCTTATACACATATTGGAAGGACTCAGTGTAATGCTGCTTATTAATATCCTCACTGCAGGATGCATGCTGGGCCTGTAACATGCTTATCTCTGAGTGATGACCATTTGATTCTCAGTGGAAGCTCTCTGGGTAGTGTCTCAATATCCAACCTCTCATCCGATCAGCGGGTAGCTACACTAAGGTCAACCAATTCGGGAGGTTGTATGATTAAACACTTATGCACATCACTGCATTAAATGCCACTTTAGTTTCTTTTAGGTATTTTGCATCTGAAACATGAATCtaatttcttcttattctGACAGGCATAAGGACCCTGTGTTTCAAcccttcttctcttttagtGTTTGCTGGGACAACAATTGGATATACACATTGTTGGGACCTTAGGTATATCACTTGAAtcataaattcattttttataagttcacactaatcagttaaaaaaatgtagagccatttttattttattttcaacttttaagttgaaaatgatttcAGTCCTGCCCAAAATTAATAAGTTATCAATTATAAATGAACCCCGCATGCAAGATGAGCAACAAATAACTTTCCGTGGAACTCACCCTTAATAAATTGTGAGACAGGATGCCAGCATCAAGTGACTGGTAGTGCTTGAATCATATAAAGGAGTACGGGTACATCATTGTGGTTATAAAAGTTTAGGTTTTGATATCTGCTGTCCTTGCCTATTTTTGCCTCAATATGATGCCTAACTTTTTCATTGTGATGTATTTTGCAACCTATCTGCTGATTAACTTGGTTTCTGACTAGAAATGAAACCGGTGACTGGTGACTGGGTATTCTGTGAATGGTGTGTGCGAGAACTAAGGAGTCGATAAGATCCATTTTTGTCTTGatattctccttttttttctctttttttgaaagaagtaACAAAACTGTAGTTCTATAAACGTAAGGAAGAAAGGGTTAGACAGGATCTATCAATCTCATGGCAATTGGCAATTGTAACGGTAGGTTTAGTCACGGAGACTACGATAAATGATATTGATTGAGTCACCTTGCTCTTTATTACTTCAGGACCATGAAATCTTTATGGGAGACAAGAATAAGTCCAAATGTTCTGTATTCTATGCAACATTTGCAGAACGATACATCAACTTTAGCTGTTGGTGGAATAGATGGTGTGCTTCGTGTTTTGGATCAGAACACTGGAGTTCTTTCAAGTTGCATCATCGGTGATGACAGGCCAATGGATTCCTCTAAAAATACAAATGTTTTcatcaaagaaaagaaaggaattagGCTCTCCGAAGATGCCCGAATCGATAAGATCCCTAGAACTGCTCGACCGCCCATCACATGCTTGGCTGTTGGGATGAAAAAGGTTGTCACTGCACATAATATCAATTACATTAGGATGTGGAAGTTCAATGTGTAACAAGTTATTTAGATGGTTATTCTCATTGACCATAATTGTATTATCATATTAGTTGTTTATACTGCTATTTAGATGGTTATTTTGATCTCTATTAGAATGTTCAGCTCGCCTCGACCTATCAATTTGCATTAACATGTTATGATCGTGTCGTGTTTTTctggataaaaaaaaatattacataattaattaaacaaattagaaTTCTAAACATATGTAAACAAATCAATTTAAATCTTACATGATGGACAAAGTCATGAAAATACGAGAAAACCATTTCCTCGTGCTAAAATACAAAAGGATTTGGGCCACTCATCTCTCTGTAACATCGGGCTACGGCTTGAAAAACAAAGCCCAAGACCATGCTGAAGCACTTAACCATCGAAACAAGTCTACTCGGTTCATCCGACCAAAGTGATCAAAATCGCTCTCTTCTCAGGATCGCACCCGCAGGAGAAATCTCAAAAACCCTAATTTCCTGAATTAGGAGAAGAGAATCCAGCAGAAGAAACGATGGTGTGCATACGCAAGGCAACCATAGACGACCTGCTGGCTATGCAAGCTTGCAACCTGCTATGCCTTCCCGAGAATTACCAGATGAAGTACTATTTGTACCATATCCTCTCTTGGCCTCAGTTGCTTTACGTGGCGGAGGACTACAACGGCCGCATCGTCGGCTACGTCCTTGCcaagatggaagaagaaagcAACGAGTGCCATGGCCATATCACCTCTCTGGCCGTCCTCCGCACCCACCGCAAGCTTGGCCTCGCCACTAAGCTCATGAACGCCGCCCAAGCCGCCATGGAACAGGTCTTCTTACCTCTTATCTTCATCATTATTTCGGTTTTTTAGGCTTTTTTTATGCCAATCCATTGATTTCTATTCATTTTACTGATGTTATTGCTTATTAGATACTTATTTATTCGTAAATTAGATGGTGTCTGGTTGTTGCTTTTATTACATTTTGGAAGAACAAACTCATTTTGGATACATAAAGAAAGCAAGCAATATTTTTGGAGaagtaaaagttaaaaatttaatctttttatagACATAATGCTTATGTTAGAATTAGTGatacctttttgtttttggccAGAGAATTAGTGCTACATTTGTTTAGTAATTATTTTGGCAATTCTTGAACTGCAAAAGTAATCAGAAAGTAAGCgaaaaatatttacatttcTAGTTATTAATAGACAAAGTGAATGCAGGTGTTTGGAGCAGAGTATGTCTCGTTGCATGTGAGGAAGAGTAATAGGGCAGCGTTTAATCTGTATACTGAGACATTGGGGTATAAGATTCATGATGTGGAAGCCAAGTATTATGCAGATGGGGAGGATGCATATGACATGCGGAAGCAGTTGAAGGGGAAGCAGAGTCATCATCACGGGCATcatcaccaccaccaccaccatcatcatGGTGGTGGATGTTGTTCGGGTGAGGCTAGAAGCACAGAAGTGACTCAAACAAGAGGGGACTCAAAATCAGAGTCAAAAGCTAGCACAAAATCTGATTCAAAAGCAGCATGAGTATGGGAGGTAAACCAAGTATTCGGAGAATTACGTGTGGCGTTGGCTTATGTTCTTTAGATTATTATTGGTGGCCCatgatatttttagtttgtttaTGGAAAGTAATAATCTGACTgagtatttcaaaattatgttGGCTTCCCTACATATTGTTTAGCATGCTCCTGCTAATGTAACGGTGTATGTACTGTCTGTGTCTTTTACAATGACCTTTTTTTACCAATTTTGGtcaaatgttttattttgGTGTTTCAACTTTGTGTTTAAAACAATAGAATGGCTCTTTATGTTTCATTTCTGCATTTATGTTGCTTTGTTGGTATGTATATCTCTCTCTGGCTTGTTTCTGCTTCCTCCACTCCCTTTGTAATCGATGTTCGGATCCTTTTTCTACCAGATTCTCTTTAATGTTATCCCTTACTTGTGCAAGATATTAAATGTTTCTCCATATAAGTGGGTATCATCATTCCACTCTGTGATATTAGTACTGTATGAGGGTGGGCAGTTGTTGTTTGGGGGCATAGTGATATTAAGTATTTGGCAATCTGTTAATTCTGTTGATGTTATGGTATGGCTGGTTCTTATACCTTCTTGAATATTGAAATTAGAGTTTCTGTTCCGTTGGcctgttgttttgcttctttttaGGGAAAAGAAGGAAGAGGGTAATGGGGATGGAGGGTGGGTTCTTACAAAATAGaaccaaaaagagaaaagtggTTACAGTAAGTTGTTGCACGACATAGAAATGGATATAACAAAGGCTAAAGTTCAAATTATTGGTTCCTAATTTACTCTATTAGAGAGGAACATTGTAGAAGTAGTTATTGTCATAGATGGAATAATCGATACTTAAAAGTTTGTGTTATGCCAAAGTTGGTGGCT
Protein-coding sequences here:
- the LOC18614583 gene encoding F-box/WD-40 repeat-containing protein At3g52030 isoform X1; the encoded protein is MGPSPSAGSSARRKRSGVSGGTRMERLDHDILCIIFSFLNVFDLARCTAVCKSWNAVVKKSELLQALYFKLRRDSMDNISTESNSSRQSWQLGLEEAAMKHHSLSLRRGRIDIHQWKAHSVGVDQCRMKMGLLLTGVGDKVMRLWSLSGYNCVGEYYIPDSAPVVDFDFDETKIVGLLGTRVGIWRRNGKRSIFPSCEGTFSKGLCMRYTDPEAVIGCEDGTVRAFDMYSRTCSRIIKMHAGPVTCLSLSDDHLILSGSSLGSVSISNLSSDQRVATLRSTNSGGIRTLCFNPSSLLVFAGTTIGYTHCWDLRTMKSLWETRISPNVLYSMQHLQNDTSTLAVGGIDGVLRVLDQNTGVLSSCIIGDDRPMDSSKNTNVFIKEKKGIRLSEDARIDKIPRTARPPITCLAVGMKKVVTAHNINYIRMWKFNV
- the LOC18614583 gene encoding F-box/WD-40 repeat-containing protein At3g52030 isoform X2, producing MDNISTESNSSRQSWQLGLEEAAMKHHSLSLRRGRIDIHQWKAHSVGVDQCRMKMGLLLTGVGDKVMRLWSLSGYNCVGEYYIPDSAPVVDFDFDETKIVGLLGTRVGIWRRNGKRSIFPSCEGTFSKGLCMRYTDPEAVIGCEDGTVRAFDMYSRTCSRIIKMHAGPVTCLSLSDDHLILSGSSLGSVSISNLSSDQRVATLRSTNSGGIRTLCFNPSSLLVFAGTTIGYTHCWDLRTMKSLWETRISPNVLYSMQHLQNDTSTLAVGGIDGVLRVLDQNTGVLSSCIIGDDRPMDSSKNTNVFIKEKKGIRLSEDARIDKIPRTARPPITCLAVGMKKVVTAHNINYIRMWKFNV
- the LOC18614584 gene encoding N-alpha-acetyltransferase daf-31, which codes for MVCIRKATIDDLLAMQACNLLCLPENYQMKYYLYHILSWPQLLYVAEDYNGRIVGYVLAKMEEESNECHGHITSLAVLRTHRKLGLATKLMNAAQAAMEQVFGAEYVSLHVRKSNRAAFNLYTETLGYKIHDVEAKYYADGEDAYDMRKQLKGKQSHHHGHHHHHHHHHHGGGCCSGEARSTEVTQTRGDSKSESKASTKSDSKAA